The genomic DNA TAATGGGCTACAATAATTTAATGTCGGCGGCATATCAAGACGAAATACCAAACCAAACTATGCTAGTTCCTCGAAAAATCACGATATGATCAGaacttttaaattgataacaatCTGGAATTTTAATTGGCTTTTATAGCTCACGTGATATAACTAGTTCAACAGTTACTTCACCTTAAGGTCAAATGATTTAAGTTTGACTTTTTGGTATGCTTACAATcctttacttttagaaaacaaataaaaaaatgacctTTACCAGGATTGGGTCTCTAACATCTCAAGAACTAAATAAGGAcattattcaattttcaaaacacATGGGTCTTTTGTTAGATGTGAACACAATGTTTGAACAGTAAGCAGAGGAGGTAACAATATAAAAGAAGTCGAAAATTTACTCCATTCTTTTAACGGTTTTCAAATTGCCAACAATAAAAAGGATCACATGATGTGTGAGATTTCTGATATTCTCCggcaaaatacaataaaaaacaggTTTTCACTTACCACGCAAGCTCCAGTACTCCCATCAGTGCTTCCCGCACATAGATGCCCCTCATTCAACGGCAGAGTCAAGGAGTACCGATCTCGACACAGGTTCAGCGGCAGCACCGGCACCTCAGCCTCCAGCAACACATCTGTCAGCGTCCCATTCGTCTGCTCTCTACCCCAGCCCGTAGTATAACACTCGTCTTTAAAGTCCAATCTATTATTATCATCAATAAACGGATCTATTTCTTCACCAAACATTAATTTCTTATCACttctatttatattaactttgtAATCATCTTTCAGGAGGCTGTTCCTTATAAGTTTGACAACACTATCTAGAGTTGCACTGTCGTAGATCAGATCACTGTTCCCTCGGTCAGTATTTCTTAACTCTTCACTGTTTTTCCTATCTGTCTTTCTATTTGACTCGTTGGATATCCTGACATTATACCTCATGTTCTTATGTTTCTTATTCATTAGCCCTGAGAAGATATTCTTCGTAAGATTATTAAGTTTCTCTAAATATTTGACGGCGGTATCAGGGTTGGGTTTTGGAGGTTTggattttcgttttataggttcTGGATTTGATTCTGGTCTGTGGTCGTAGTTGTTCTTGTCTGTATCGAAGTTGGCAAGAGGTGGCTCGAAGGGAGGGAGGCAGATTGTTCTGATGCGACTGCCGGTGCTCACGTCGGCAGCTCTCGTTAGCTTCAT from Trichoplusia ni isolate ovarian cell line Hi5 chromosome 4, tn1, whole genome shotgun sequence includes the following:
- the LOC113493374 gene encoding transmembrane protease serine 12-like — protein: MTMTRVSCCVLIVCLLAILMDSCDGYSPRECGVPLRRHTRQPRSRTPGQLRIIKGKESKRGAWPWQVSLQLLHPNYGLIGHWCGGVLVHPLWLLTTAHCIHNELFNLPVPALWTAVLGEWDRAEQKGAYVPIEKIVLHHRFHNYQHDIALMKLTRAADVSTGSRIRTICLPPFEPPLANFDTDKNNYDHRPESNPEPIKRKSKPPKPNPDTAVKYLEKLNNLTKNIFSGLMNKKHKNMRYNVRISNESNRKTDRKNSEELRNTDRGNSDLIYDSATLDSVVKLIRNSLLKDDYKVNINRSDKKLMFGEEIDPFIDDNNRLDFKDECYTTGWGREQTNGTLTDVLLEAEVPVLPLNLCRDRYSLTLPLNEGHLCAGSTDGSTGACVGDSGGPLQCRSRGRWELRGLTSFGSGCARRGVPDVYTNVAHYVSWIYAHVYAT